The candidate division KSB1 bacterium region GAGTTGTCTCTGAGAGCATGGTCCTTTATTCGGATTTATTTAAAGTCGATCCGAATACGGGTATCTTGAGGGCATTTGGGTCTTTTACTCATCCAAATGCTTTTGCCGGCTATCTGGTGATCAGTCTGACCCTTACCATGGGAATCATTTTATTTGGTCCGAAAGATAAGCTCTGGTATCTGGCAATTATTTCTGGATGTGTACAGATCATAGCCCTGCTTTTCACCATGTCCCGGGGAGGCTGGGTAGCTTTCTCTAGTTCATTTTTGATTATGGCCTCCTTGGCCCGACAGAAAAAAATAATTGGATTGGGTTTACTGTTTTTAACAATTACTATAATCATCATGCCAAGTGAACATAAAAATAAGTTTGCCTCGCGCGCCAAAAGCATCTCCAAGCCCTCTGAAGTTCAGGAATTCACGTTTCGCCAGAAGCGCTGGGAAGCATTCTTTGAGATTGCGATTCATAATCCGATTGTAGGAACAGGCAGTGCAGTATTAGACAACCCAAATGAGGCTGAGATCGGCCGAACGCCACATAATATGTATCTTTATTTTGCTGTTCAAAACGGCATCCCGGCGCTGGTTTTGTTGGCTTATTTTATGACTCAGTTAATTTGGAGGGGCTTTAATATTTTCGAGCGATCCTCAGATCGGCTGCAACGTACGCTTGGACTCGGCCTTTTAGGTGCTGGTATAGGTTTGGTCATTCATGGAGCTGTCGATGCACTGATCGGGCTCGAGCAAATTTGGACCGCTTTTTGGATGTTATTAGCCATGGCGTTTTTTTTAAGAGAGAAAACCTAATAACAACCAAGACCAATTAAAAAAAATTAGCATTATAGAATTCGTCTTTTCGGATTAACTTTCATCTTGGATCAAGATTTTGATATAGCAGATTCGCAAAGATATGATAAATTGCTCGATTCAAAAATTAAAAGTACTAATGATTGCCAACGGTCACCCTATTCCGGGACTGGAACATTATTACACCTTCATCGCGGAACAAGCAAGGGCATTGGCAAAATATATTCATCTATCCGTGGTCGTCCCAATTGAGGTATTATTACCCATTCCCAAACATCGGCATCAATTAAAGTTCAGCAAAAAATTCCCAAAATATCGCTCAGATTATGGCTATACTGTCTTTTTCCCGAGAGCCTATCGCTATTTTCCAGGATTAAATAAGTATCTAGCAGATAATTTAATGCTCTGGTCAATCTTATACTATATCTGGCGTAACAAACTCCAATTCGATCTCATTCACACGCATTTTGCGCACCCAGCGGGATACATTGGAGCAATTATAGCAAAACACTTCCGCAAGCCGCATATTCTAACAGTCCACGGCTCAGATATTTTGGAGGAATTCGTGCCAAACGAAATTGTGCGATTACGGAAGCATCATCGCGATTTTGCATTGCAAATGGCTAATCGAATTATCAGCGTGAGCAATTATCTCAAACACGTACTGATCGCAAGAGGAATAGCACCAGAAAAGATGATAGTTATCCCAAATGGCATCGACACCAACATTTTCATTCCAGAAATCGATTTGAACGGACATGTTGATATTCTTTTTGTGGGGAATTTGATCGAATTGAAAGGGATTGATTTGCTCATTCAGGCTTTTCACAAGTTCTATCAGAAATATCCGAATTTGAATTTGAAGATTATCGGCGAGGGACCTCTGAGAGATAAGCTCTGCTCTTTAGCTCTGAAATTAGGCATCTCCGATCGTGTGAATTTCCTTGGCCCTATGCAAAATCGGAATGTCGCCAGGATTCTTTCAAAAGCACGATTGCTTTGTCTTCCTAGTCGCCAGGAGGGATTCGGCGTAGTGGCCATTGAGGCCCTTGCCAGCGGGGTTCCCGTTGTTGGAGCCAGAACTGGTGGCATCATAGATATCATCACTTCTGATAACATTGGATTTTTGTTTGAGCCAGGTAATAGTGATGATTTGGCTTTGAAATTGGAAGCAGCTTTGAATAAAAATTGGGATAAGAACGCCATTCGTAAAGAAGGGCTAAAGTACTCTTGGGAATTAATAGCTGATCGGATCATTGAACAATATCATGTGGTGCAAAAAAAATGAGCCTTTTCCGAGAAAGCACCGTTTCATTCGTCAGCCTAATCATCGCCAATATCTGTTATCTCGTTATCGGCGTGATGATCGCCAGGGCGTTGGGTCCCGAGGGCAAAGGCGCTTGGGCCATTATTTTAATGATCATCGATTACCTGGCGTTGCTTTCCAACCTGGGGCTAGATGCGGCCAGTGTCTATTATCTGGGGCAGGGCAATCATTCCAGAGGGCAAATCCTTTCGGTCATCATTTATGCAACGATAGGGCTGGGCCTGATCGCCCTATTTATTTTTACGCCTATCATCTGGCTATGGGGCGACGCCATCTTCGCCAAGGGTGAGTTTGATGCTGGTTTGTCAATTGGTGCTGTCTTAATTGTGCCGCTTGTCTTAGGACTGCGGCTGATCAGCAGCTATTTTCAGGGCTGTCTGAAAATCGTGAAATACAATTTACTAATCCTGATCCAATTATTCTTTCAAATCATCAGCCTGTACCTCTGTTTGGTGATCTTGAAATGGCAAATCTGGGGCATTTTTATTTCCTATGTCGCTTCGCTGTTGATTGCTATTGGCATGGGAGTAATTTTTCTTTTTGTCGAAGGCATCGGCATCGAATTTCATAACAGCCTGGCGCTGGCGAAAAAAATGCTTCACTATGGATTCAAAGGTTACATCGGCAATCTGATCCAATTTGTCAATTACAAAGTCGATCTTTTTTTGGTCAATTTGCTGCTGGGCTTGAGCGCGACGGGTATTTATTCGATAGCCGTGAATCTGGCGAGTTTATGCTGGTTCGTCTCCTATGCCATGGCAACCAGCTTATTCCCTCGCGCCTCAGCTTCGGGAAAAAGCAGCGCTGAATTGATCAACCGATCCGCCTCGATTTGTTTGCTATTGACTGGTGTATCGGCAGGAATGCTTGCGCTGATTTGTAAGCCAGCGATCCGTTTGCTGTATGGCGAACAGTTCCTGCTAGCTGCAAAAGCAATTTATGTTCTGCTGCCAGGTGTGGTCATTTTTGTTTATACCCGAATTCTGGCAACTTACTTCTCGGGCAATGGGCGTCCGCTGATCAACTCCGCCATTAGCCTGGCATCATTAGCAGTGAGCATCCCATTGAATTTGATTCTGATTCCACGATTGGGATTGCCTGGCGCTGCGCTGGCAATCACGTTAGCTTATATAGTGAGCAGCGGGCTTAGCTATCTTTTGTTCAAGTTTTACCCCATTGATCACAGTTTTGAAGTTTTGTTTCATAAAATATTCAGATTGAAAAAAGCAATTGAAATTCAGCCATGAAAAAAGTTTTAATGATCTCCTATTTCTTCCCGCCTATGGGCGGTGTAGCGGTTCAGCGGATCACCAAATTCTGCAAGTTTTTGCCTGAATTTGGTTGGCAGCCCATCGTATTAACGGTAAAAAACGGCTATTGGACAGTTTGGGATCACTCTAACGAGGATCATAAAACAGGTTATGAAGTCGTTTATCGCACGCCATTTATTTCGCCTTTTACATTAATCAATAAGCTGAGCTTCGGCAAGGCGAAATTCGGGACGACCAGCGAAGATAAAGGCAAAGCACTCGATAAACCGTCTTGGTGCAGGAAGCTAATGCGCCAGATATCCATGCTCTGGTGCGTGCCTGATGAATTTATCAGTTGGTTCCCGATCGCTTTTTTTTACGGATTAAAAATTATCAAAAAGCATGGCGTTGACCTCATTTATGCCAACGATAGTCCGCATACTTGTCCTTTGATTGCTTTAGCTTTGAACAAAACGACAGGATTGCCTTTTATCACTGACTTTAGGGATCTTTGGATTGCCAATCCCGAATTCAATCCCAGGAATGGATTAGAGATGATATTACAAAAAAAACTGGAAAGGATAATTATAAAAAAATCGAACCAAATTATAACTGTTACCAATGGTTTTGCAAATGTGTTAGCTAAAACGCATGGTGAAAAGCAGAATAAAAAACTCACTGTGATTTATAACGGTTTCGATATGGATGACTTTGAAAATAGCTATTCTGGCATATATCAGAAAGGGCAGAAGACTTTTCGAATTGTCTATACAGGAAGCTTCTTCGGAACTCTTATGACTCCTGAAAATTTTCTCATCGCCTTTTCTCGATTTGTTAGAAACTATAATCTGCATCCTTCTGAGATTGAGATAATCTTTGCTGGGGCTGAGAGCGAACAGTTGAAAATCTTAATCGAAAAAACTCGAACAAAAAATTATATAAAAGTTTTACCGAATCTATCTCATCGCAATGCATGCAGTCTGCAAAAATCAGCCGATCTACTCCTTTTCATTATCCATTCATGCAAAGGTGGAAAAGATAGAGTATCTGCCAAGCTCTTTGAATATCTTGCCGCTGGGCCCCCCATATTTGCTATTATTCCTCATGGTGAAGCAGCCAATATTATTGAAAAAACAGCATCAGGAATGCTTGCCAATCCAGATGATGTAGCTGAAATTGAAGCCTCTCTGACATCTCTTTATGAAAAAATTCATATCAAAAAAGAGCCGTTTCAAAGAAATGAGGCTGAGATAAGGAAATTCAATCGGCGGGATCAGACCAAAAGGTTGGCAGAGATATTCGATGAAGTCACTGAAGCAAGAAAATGAGAAAGAACAAAATTTATAACTAAGCGAACAATGACAGATTCAAACCAACAAAATCAGCAAAAAAAATTGCCATGTATCGTAACGACCTCTTGGGATGACGGTTCAGTTCTCGATTTGAAATTGGCGAATTTGCTCGATAAATATAATTCGAAAGGGACTTTTTATATTCCACAAAGCTGTATCAATCATGGCTTTTCAATTGGAAATTTAAAGGAGATATCGAATTGTCATGAAATTGGAGCGCATGGCGTTTCTCACAGGGATTTGACTAAATTGCTCCCTCAAGAAGCAATTCATGAGATAAAAGAAAGCAAACATTTTCTTGAAGGCATCCTAAAAAATGAAATAGCAATGTTTGCATACCCTTATGGGTCCTATAATAATTTGATTAAATCTCACGTTAAAGATTGCGGTTACCTAGGAGCACGGACGATCAATCCCTTTCGCTTCGAATTAGCATTTGATGCCTTCGAAATGGGAGTAACCATGCACATAGCGCTTTTTTATTCATTTATTTTTAGAAAATTAGGAAATTTGAAAGAGAAAATATTGAACTCATATAACGAGCAATTGTCATTAGAAGATAATATTGTAATTAAACAGCCACAGGTTAAAGATTATCTTAAGCTTTTCAGAATTGGATTGCCTCTCTTATCATTTGTAGACAACAAAAAATTAATCATGAATATTTTTAAAAGAATTCTTACTACAGGTGGAATTTTTCATCTCTGGGGGCATTCCTGGGAGATCGAGCAATTTAAGATGTGGAAATCATTAGAACTGATCTTTGAATATATTAGCAAGCGCCCAGAAGTCAAATATCTCACCAATTCGGGCTGTTTGGAAATGTGAACAATGAAAATATTATTTGTAAATGAAACCATGGGTTTTGTTGGTGGCTTGGAACAGTATATATTTAGCTTAAGCAAAGTATTATCTGGAAATGGTCATCAATGCAGCTTGCTTTATGCGAAAAGTTCAGGCAAAAATTGTGATCAATTCGCACGCTATTTTTTCCAATGCTATCAGATTGATTTTTCCCATTCGCCTCAATTTGATGGCGTTGCATTAAGAAAAATTCTCATTCAAGAGCGGCCAGATGTTGCTTTTTTGCACAAGATTTCAAATGCGAGAATGATCCATGAAATCCATCGATCAGTACCAACGGTAAGAATGATCCATGATGTGGCGCCATTTTGCCCAAGTAACAGAAAATTTTATTATTTCTCTGGCAAGCTGTGCTATAGAAAAATGGGGCTGAAATGCTATTTATTCCCAGGCTGTTATCGCCTAACTCACGCTAGACTTCCTTTTATCGGCCATGGAAGTTTGTACAGAACAAAGCAAGAGCTTAAAGGCACATTGATCTTGGATCATATAATAGTTGCCAGCAACTACATGAGAGATCAGTTACTCATGCATGGCTGCCCGCTGGAAAAATTGACCGTGTTAAGATTGTTTTTCGATGCCAAGATCGTTACGATCTCATCAAAAGAAGAGTATCAAAATGTTATTCTATTCTTAGGAAACGTGAACAAAAGCAAAGGGCTAGATTGGCTAATAAAATCTTTGGAATTTGTCAGGTCTCCTTATCAAACAATCGTGATCGGTGATGGGAAAGAATTACAATACAATAAATCTTTAGCAGCAAAACTAGGTTTTTCCGAACGGATCGAATTTCTTGGATGGATTGATTATGACAGAATAAAAAATTACTTTCGGAATGCTGTGATGTTAGTGGTTCCCTCGCGCTGGCCTGAGCCATTCGGACTGGTTGGTCTGGAAGCCATGGCTCATGGTGTGCCTGTTATAGCCTCCAATGTCGGCGGCATTCCCGACTGGCTGGAGGACGGCAAGAATGGCTTTCTTGTCGAAAGAGGCAATATCCGTCAACTGGCTGAAAAGATCGAGCTGCTGTTGACCGATAGAAATTTAAATCAAAAGCTTGGCGAATATGGGAGAACATGCGTGATAACCAAATATAACCCCGATGATTATGTGAAAAAGCTGATGCGAATTTTCGAGCAAGCAATTCAAAAACGACGAAACGAGCAAATCTAAATAGAAAATTATGGATTCCCTAGTCACTCGATTTAAGGCAGATCTAAGATTGATCTGGCATCAAAGCCGAAAATTGACCTTTCGGTTTATCAGTAAGCTATTGTTCTGGCTACCCACAAGAGAAATAAATTTAATTGAGATCAAACGGGTTTTGGTTATCATCGTTGGTAAATATGGCATCGGTGATGTGGTCTTATGTACCCCAGCTCTGCGATTATTATCTGAGCATTTTGGTGCAAAATCAATTTCCGTTCTTATTGATCAAAAGAATACTCATGTTTTAGATAATTGTCCTTTGTTTGAACATTTGTTCATCTTTAACAATCGAAGTAAGCTTAGAAAGTTGTTCAGCATGATAAAATTGGCAAAGCAGCTTCGTCAATGTCACTTCGATATAGCGATTGATTTCTACAGTTATCAAGGGATAAATAGCGCATTGCTGGCTGTGCTGAGTGGCGCGAGGCATCGAATCGGCAGGGATACTGATCATCGAGGTTTCTTTTTCACGAAAAAGCTGCCGCCAGCTCCGCCTCAGCAACACCAAATTGATCGCGTGTCGGAATTATTGTACCCGATTGGCCTTGATAAAGTGACATCTCAACCTGAATTTTTTATCTTTCAAAAAGATCAGAAGAGAGTCGAGCGGTTATTGAATGATCTAGGAATTGAAAATAATAAGCCGTTCATTATTATTCATCCCGGAACCGGGAACTATATCTCCCAGGCGCGGCAATGGCCGCTTCAGCGGTTTGCCCAACTAGCAGATCGCATTATCGAGAGATATGCTATTGATCTGCTCTTCACGGGAAGTGGAGCAGAAATCGGAATGGTCGAAATAATACAATCGGCAATGAAGCATCAAGCTTATTCGGTGGCTGGAAAATGTTCGCTACAAGAACTTGCTGCGCTGATCCAGCGGGCACAATTATTCATTTCTGGTAATACTGGTCCTATGCACATCGCAGTTGCGGTGGGTACCTCAACCGTTTCCATTTTCACTCACATCGACCCCGATGACCATCCCGAACGATGGAAACCTAGGGGAACGAACCATATAGTCATTCAAAAAGATGTCGGTTGCAAAGTGTGCGACCGTAGGAGATGCCGTTCGTTTCGATGTCTCTATGATTTATCTGTTGATGATGTGTTTCAGGGGGTTAATGAATTGATCAATAGAACTTGGGGGATCAATATATGGAGCAATCAAGGAAGTTGATTTGCCTGCTCGGTGTCAAAATAGATGTAGTAACGGCAGCAGATCTCATTAAAGATATTCATCAACTGATAGAGACAAAAACCAGATCGGCGGTCTTCTATGTAAATCCAGATTGTCTCAATAAAGCTTATATCGACGACGATTATCGAAGCATCTTAAACGCAGCGGATCTGGTCTATGCCGACGGCGTCGGGGTGGTAATCGCTGCTCGTCTGGCTCGCCAGTATTTGCCAGATCGAATCACAGCGATTGATATTTTTCACGATCTCTGTCATACATGGGCACAGCAAGGGATTCAGCTGTTTTTGCTTGGCAGCAATGATAAGAGTAACGAACTGGCCTGCTCTCGATTACAAGCCGCTCATCCACAATTAAAGATCGTCGGACATCATCATGGATATTTTCACTGGGATTCGGATCTAAATCAACGAGTGATTGAGCAGATCAACTGCAGTGAGCCAGATGTGCTTCTGGTCGGCTTTGGTGCACCACACCAGGAAAAATGGATCGCAAAACACATGGATCAGTTGAATGTTCGCCTCTGTTGGGGAGTCGGCGGCTTATTTGATCTTCTCTCTGGCAATCTTAAGCGAGGGCCAGCGTTATTTCATCAGCACCATCTGGAGTGGTTTTGTCGGCTGATGATCACCCCAGGAAAAGTGTGGAAGCGTTACCTGATCGGTGGACCTCAGTTTTTTATGAGGGTAATCTTATTTGAGCATCTGAACCGAACAAAGCGCGCTAAAAAGCTTGGCGTAATTTAAGGAAGTCTCATTCATGATATCGGTAATTAAAAAGGCCTGTAAAGCTATTTTCCCAAATTTTCTTTTTCCACCAGTTCGAAGGTGATATTTCTTGTTTTTAAAAGTCACCTATCGGATCTTTGGTCGAAAGCCAGTTCACGGAGAAACTGCTAAAGCCAAAAGCCGACGGCTCAAAGAAGGGTTTTTTGAAAAATACTGTCAGGGCAAAGGCATTGACATCGGCTATGGTGGAGATCTTTTAGCTGAAAACTGCCAAGGCTGGGACTTTGAACATGGTGATGCTCACTATCTCAAAGGCATCAAAGATCAGCAATTTGACTTTGTCTATTCTTCGCATACGATAGAGCATTTAGCTCAGCCAGCCACAGCATTGAAAAACTGGTGGCGTGTCTTGAAAACTGGCGGGTTCATGATCCTATATCTGCCGCATCGTGATCTATATGAAAAAAAAACTGACACTACCATCACGTTGGAATTCAGATCACAAGCATTTCTTTCTATTAGATCGTGATGAGCCGCCAGACACATTGGGAATTGTCCCGCTTATCAGGAGAACGCTTAAGAATTACGAAATAGTAGCGCAGCGCATTTGCGATGATGGCCATCAAATTACAGATCCTTATCAACATAGCGATGGGGAATATTCCATAGAAATCGTGATTAAAAAATCAGCATAATTTAGGAGAAACAATGATCCAGATTTTGGTCGAACAAAATGCCCCAGAGATCAGGCAACTATTGGAGCTATTAACAAAAATTCCTGAGCCAATGTGCTCCAGTCCCCAGCCAGAATTTTTATACGCTCTTGCCAAATCCGTTCCCGCTGATGGGACAATTGTGGAGATTGGGACGTGCGCTGGCAAATCTCTCATCAGCATGGCAATGGCGAGACGAGCCATCAATGGCACTCCAGTTCATTCCATCGATATTGAAAAGCATCCCCTTATCGATAATTACATAGATGCTGCTGGTGTGCGAGACTGGACGGATTTGATTATCGGTGAATCGACAAAGGTTGCTCAGCACTGGTCTCACGCTATCGACTTGCTTTTCATTGATGGCGATCATCGATATATAGGCGTAAAGAGAGACATTCTGGCCTGGCAAAAATGGGTGAAGATGAATGGGATGGTGGCATTTCATGATTATGGTGATGGAACTGGAGTTCCCCGGGCGATCCATAAAAAGATTCTCAATAGACCATGGATGTGGCAAGTAATTAGCGATCGAGAATATGGCAGTATTTTTGTGATAAAACGACTCATCCCAGCTTTGGAAGATCGAGAATCAAAGTGGCATGAACAAAATTTGTGGTGGTTTTATTTTAGAAAGAAGATTTCAAAAAATATTCTAATCCAAAAATTGTGCCGATTTATTCAAAACCAAATTGATATTAAAAAATGGAATTCAATATTACTTAGTTAAACACGATATTCATCTGGAATTCATCAAAATATCGTTGCTTATGATAGTAACATTATAACTCTTGATTGCTGCATCTCTTAACTTGTTATTTATTAGAACTAATGAAAGACCTGTATTCGCACGGATGACATTCACATAGCCGTCAATTGATCATTTTGGAGAGACTTCTGATTCATTGGAATTGGAGAAAAGAAATTGGATAAGCTGCCAAAATCGAAAAAAATCTTATATTATTTGATATACCTTTCAGTGCTTCTAGTAATAACACTAATGCTTGGAGAAACTTATGTACGTTTATTTTCGAGGCAAGGATATTTGACTCCGAACATTCAGAAAAAAAACTCTTTACAATATGTCCCTTCGCTTTATGCAAGGCATTTATTTCCAGAACAAGAGCAAACAATTAAAGGAGCATACAATAATATTTTGCACATTTCAAATAAAGGGTATAGAGGAAATGACTTTAAATTTGAAAAGGATAGCAATGTTACTCGGATTATCATTTATGGTGGGTCGGCCGTTTTTGATCAAGCCGCTACGGAAGGAAAGGATTGGCCGCACCTGGTAGAAAAATTGCTAAACGAACGTGGTTTTTCAGTAGAAGTAATAAACGCTGGAATCCCTGGTCATACATCCATTGATTCTTTTGAAAGATTATTCTTAGAAGGTCATTTATTTGACCCTGACTATGTAGCTGTATATAATGCTTGGAATGATATTAAGTATTTCAAAACAAAAAAACCACTTTTGAGAATTTATAAGCCCTATGATGAATCTCAAGATCCATTTCAAAATTATCAAGGATGGTTGGATAGGTTCCTATGTGAACATTCGCAGTTTTATGTTCGCGTTCGCAATCGTTACTTTCGATGGAAATTGAATATTGATACTGAAGGAGTAAAGAAAAAAGTATCCCTTTCATCAGAATTTTATGAAATAGGCTTGCGTCAATATAAACTAAATATGGAAATGTTTGTGGATTGTGCCAGAAATATTGGTGCAACTCCAATATTAATTACTCAGGCTCGCTTAGTTTCTAAGGACAATACAGCAGCGGATCGAAATAAGATCATTTATGAATACACAGAGTTGACTCATGAAGCTTTATTAAAGGCATTTGAGCAATGCGATCAAATATTATATCAAGTAGCAAAAGAAAAGGAAGTTCATATTATTGATGCTTCAAAGGCAATGACTGGAAAAAGCGATTTTTTCATCGATCACGTTCATCTGACTCCAAAAGGCTCAAGCATGATCGCCGAAATTGTGGCCCAGAATATGACAGGAATCATGACATCCGATATGAATATCACAAGAAAAAAGTAAGTTAAATGACGCTGCATTATCAAGGTGAAATCGGAAAACCAAACATAGGTATCCTTTTAAATTTAGGTATTAATGTGAGAGATGAATATGTCCAAATTTTCTTATCCCTTGATCGGCTTCGTTATTATTTTATTTTTCTTTTTTCCATCATGTCATAAAAAGAACCCCTCTGAGCCTTCGCAATCCAATATGTGGGTGGCTATCAATCATGGCTTGAACAATTTGCAGATCCGAGACATCGCCATTGATCCATCAAATTCTAAAATCATCTATGTTGGCACCCCTGAAGGTGTGTTTCGAACTGATGACGCAGGGAAAAATTGGAAGCTTAAAAATAATGGCTTAACATATCGAGATATAACCGATCTCGAAATCATTTCAAACGAATTTGCGATAATTTTATCTGCTACCTGGGGCGGCGGGGTGTTTATCAGCGAAAATGCTGGCGAATCTTGGACAGCTATGAACAACGGTCTGGCTGATCCAAGAGTTTCCGTGATCATCGCCACTACTGATATAAATCCGATGTTCTATGCGGGAACAGAAACTGGGTTGTTTAACTCAAAAGGGAAATATGAAAAATGGAATAAAATCGAAATTGCGGGCGGCGCAGGACCAATTACAAGTATCTGCATTAACGGAAATGAGCCATCGGTTATTTATATTGGAGCAAAATATCTGGGATTATTTCAAACCAATGACGCGGGTTTAAGCTGGGTTCAAAAAAATATTGGATTACCAAATACAGCCGAATCTGGATTTGCCACACCGACCGATATTCAAATTAATCCCTATAATGATCAGCATCTTTTTTTAGCAGCGGGTTGGTCTGGGCTTTTCGTAAGCTATGATGGAGCGCTTAGCTGGCAAAAAATAGCGACATTTCCCTCTGGCTATTATTTAAGAACAATTGCTATCGATTTTAATAAAGCAGAAAATATTTATGTTGGCACTACTGAAGGGATTCTCTATTCAAAAAACGCTAATTTAGATTGGATTAGTTTCAATGATGGTCTCACCACCCTGGATGTCCGAGCCATTGCAATTGATCCAAAAGATACCCGAATAATCTATGCTGGGACCATGGGCGGAGGGGTGTTTAAATATGTTAGAGAATAGGCGGTGGTTAATAGTCATTTTTATTTTTGCGCTCATTATACGCATCTTTTTCATACTTTTTTGGTTACAAGAGAGGCTCTATTGGGACGACGAATTTGCCTACGATCGCTTAGCTACGCAACTGATCGAAAAGCATTGCTATCAAAATGAAGAGGGCAAGCCTACTGCCTTTCGACCACCAGCTTACCCGCTGTTTCTGGCCTTAAACTATCTCCTTTGGGGGCGGCATTTCTGGGCAGCGCGAATGTTTCAGGCATTTATCGATTGCCTGACACTAGTTCTGGTTTATTTAATCGCCAAACGAATTTTTAACCCAAAAACTGCTGTCCTCTCTGCTTCTATTTACAGCTTTTATCCGCTACTTATTTACACCGCCAGTACCTTCTTTCCCACCACGCTTTCGATCTTTCTATTGGCATTGTTCATCTATTTATTGGTGAGCACCCGTCAACAAAGATCATTCTGGAAGCTGATGTTCATTGGTATCATTGCAGGATTAAGTGTACT contains the following coding sequences:
- a CDS encoding O-antigen ligase family protein gives rise to the protein MKTELVAMMLALLLPFHLEWEMPQLAGIKVGTTSLLVGVGLTSIIFRQFLGYQNKFPRIPCIAPWTLMAIFMCAAYIHSPYFSTELAKMPWHLYRAVLRFLLVFPLLFLLLKLKGEQLLKKIITLILFASMLSAMGGIIQTITATPFRPFHHGVVSESMVLYSDLFKVDPNTGILRAFGSFTHPNAFAGYLVISLTLTMGIILFGPKDKLWYLAIISGCVQIIALLFTMSRGGWVAFSSSFLIMASLARQKKIIGLGLLFLTITIIIMPSEHKNKFASRAKSISKPSEVQEFTFRQKRWEAFFEIAIHNPIVGTGSAVLDNPNEAEIGRTPHNMYLYFAVQNGIPALVLLAYFMTQLIWRGFNIFERSSDRLQRTLGLGLLGAGIGLVIHGAVDALIGLEQIWTAFWMLLAMAFFLREKT
- a CDS encoding glycosyltransferase, whose amino-acid sequence is MIANGHPIPGLEHYYTFIAEQARALAKYIHLSVVVPIEVLLPIPKHRHQLKFSKKFPKYRSDYGYTVFFPRAYRYFPGLNKYLADNLMLWSILYYIWRNKLQFDLIHTHFAHPAGYIGAIIAKHFRKPHILTVHGSDILEEFVPNEIVRLRKHHRDFALQMANRIISVSNYLKHVLIARGIAPEKMIVIPNGIDTNIFIPEIDLNGHVDILFVGNLIELKGIDLLIQAFHKFYQKYPNLNLKIIGEGPLRDKLCSLALKLGISDRVNFLGPMQNRNVARILSKARLLCLPSRQEGFGVVAIEALASGVPVVGARTGGIIDIITSDNIGFLFEPGNSDDLALKLEAALNKNWDKNAIRKEGLKYSWELIADRIIEQYHVVQKK
- a CDS encoding oligosaccharide flippase family protein, whose amino-acid sequence is MSLFRESTVSFVSLIIANICYLVIGVMIARALGPEGKGAWAIILMIIDYLALLSNLGLDAASVYYLGQGNHSRGQILSVIIYATIGLGLIALFIFTPIIWLWGDAIFAKGEFDAGLSIGAVLIVPLVLGLRLISSYFQGCLKIVKYNLLILIQLFFQIISLYLCLVILKWQIWGIFISYVASLLIAIGMGVIFLFVEGIGIEFHNSLALAKKMLHYGFKGYIGNLIQFVNYKVDLFLVNLLLGLSATGIYSIAVNLASLCWFVSYAMATSLFPRASASGKSSAELINRSASICLLLTGVSAGMLALICKPAIRLLYGEQFLLAAKAIYVLLPGVVIFVYTRILATYFSGNGRPLINSAISLASLAVSIPLNLILIPRLGLPGAALAITLAYIVSSGLSYLLFKFYPIDHSFEVLFHKIFRLKKAIEIQP
- a CDS encoding glycosyltransferase, with the protein product MKKVLMISYFFPPMGGVAVQRITKFCKFLPEFGWQPIVLTVKNGYWTVWDHSNEDHKTGYEVVYRTPFISPFTLINKLSFGKAKFGTTSEDKGKALDKPSWCRKLMRQISMLWCVPDEFISWFPIAFFYGLKIIKKHGVDLIYANDSPHTCPLIALALNKTTGLPFITDFRDLWIANPEFNPRNGLEMILQKKLERIIIKKSNQIITVTNGFANVLAKTHGEKQNKKLTVIYNGFDMDDFENSYSGIYQKGQKTFRIVYTGSFFGTLMTPENFLIAFSRFVRNYNLHPSEIEIIFAGAESEQLKILIEKTRTKNYIKVLPNLSHRNACSLQKSADLLLFIIHSCKGGKDRVSAKLFEYLAAGPPIFAIIPHGEAANIIEKTASGMLANPDDVAEIEASLTSLYEKIHIKKEPFQRNEAEIRKFNRRDQTKRLAEIFDEVTEARK
- a CDS encoding polysaccharide deacetylase family protein; the encoded protein is MTDSNQQNQQKKLPCIVTTSWDDGSVLDLKLANLLDKYNSKGTFYIPQSCINHGFSIGNLKEISNCHEIGAHGVSHRDLTKLLPQEAIHEIKESKHFLEGILKNEIAMFAYPYGSYNNLIKSHVKDCGYLGARTINPFRFELAFDAFEMGVTMHIALFYSFIFRKLGNLKEKILNSYNEQLSLEDNIVIKQPQVKDYLKLFRIGLPLLSFVDNKKLIMNIFKRILTTGGIFHLWGHSWEIEQFKMWKSLELIFEYISKRPEVKYLTNSGCLEM
- a CDS encoding glycosyltransferase family 4 protein; translation: MGFVGGLEQYIFSLSKVLSGNGHQCSLLYAKSSGKNCDQFARYFFQCYQIDFSHSPQFDGVALRKILIQERPDVAFLHKISNARMIHEIHRSVPTVRMIHDVAPFCPSNRKFYYFSGKLCYRKMGLKCYLFPGCYRLTHARLPFIGHGSLYRTKQELKGTLILDHIIVASNYMRDQLLMHGCPLEKLTVLRLFFDAKIVTISSKEEYQNVILFLGNVNKSKGLDWLIKSLEFVRSPYQTIVIGDGKELQYNKSLAAKLGFSERIEFLGWIDYDRIKNYFRNAVMLVVPSRWPEPFGLVGLEAMAHGVPVIASNVGGIPDWLEDGKNGFLVERGNIRQLAEKIELLLTDRNLNQKLGEYGRTCVITKYNPDDYVKKLMRIFEQAIQKRRNEQI